A single genomic interval of Macadamia integrifolia cultivar HAES 741 chromosome 6, SCU_Mint_v3, whole genome shotgun sequence harbors:
- the LOC122081312 gene encoding heat stress transcription factor B-2b-like, producing the protein MALPPGEQIGEATTTGDAHRSLPTPFLTKTYQLVDDPAIDDVISWNEDGSTFIVWRPAEFARDLLPKYFKHNNFSSFVRQLNTYGFRKIIPDRWEFANDCFRRGEKKLLCDIHRRKISPAATASAVTPPAAGQTVLPGSPTNSGEEQVLSSNSTPTMVTATCRLTSCTTTAELLDENERLRNINIQLSHELTQIKSLCNNIFVLVTKYASSQQENGGFLTEKPLELLPAKRLAEESDAIAGVSQSRVKSDDEMSARLFGVPIGVKRVRGCDEVQDQEHQHQHQHQHQHKQQQQRQGSEVKSEPLDQNSVHRDHPWPKTVADLTTGFVIDRRLSW; encoded by the exons ATGGCTCTCCCACCGGGTGAACAGATCGGCGAAGCAACCACCACTGGTGACGCTCACAGATCTCTGCCAACGCCTTTCCTGACAAAAACCTATCAACTTGTCGACGATCCTGCCATAGACGACGTTATTTCCTGGAACGAAGATGGTTCCACTTTCATAGTCTGGAGACCGGCCGAGTTCGCAAGAGATCTGCTCCCAAAATACTTCAAGCACAATAACTTCTCAAGTTTTGTTAGACAACTCAATACCTAC GGATTTAGGAAAATCATTCCTGATCGTTGGGAATTTGCAAACGATTGCTTCCGCAGAGGAGAGAAGAAGCTTCTATGTGACATACACCGGCGAAAGATCTCACCGGCGGCAACCGCATCAGCCGTGACACCACCAGCAGCGGGACAAACGGTTCTACCGGGGTCTCCAACAAACTCCGGCGAAGAACAGGTTCTCTCCTCGAACTCAACACCAACCATGGTTACTGCTACTTGTCGCCTTACGAGCTGTACCACTACCGCTGAGCTTCTGGACGAGAACGAGCGGTTGAGAAATATAAATATACAGCTTTCACATGAACTGACGCAGATTAAGAGCCTCTGCAACAACATCTTTGTTTTAGTGACCAAGTATGCTTCTTCACAGCAAGAGAATGGTGGTTTCCTGACTGAGAAACCGCTTGAATTGTTGCCGGCGAAGCGGCTTGCAGAGGAATCTGATGCCATTGCTGGAGTGAGTCAGAGCCGAGTGAAGTCCGATGACGAGATGAGTGCACGGTTATTCGGTGTTCCCATAGGAGTGAAACGTGTGCGAGGGTGTGACGAGGTGCAGGATCAagagcaccagcaccagcaccagcaccagcaccagcacaagcaacaacaacaacgacaGGGGTCTGAggtgaaatcagaaccgttagATCAGAACTCTGTTCATCGGGACCATCCTTGGCCAAAAACTGTCGCCGACCTAACCACAGGGTTTGTAATTGACAGAAGATTGTCATGGTAG